The uncultured Dysgonomonas sp. genome contains the following window.
TATATATAATCAGAATAGTTATCTTTTTCATAAAATTAGTTTAACTAATTATTATACAGTTACATTCATAGCTTTCGTCAAAGATTTATCAACCGTTTTTTTCTTTTTATATAGTAATGTATATTCTGAACTAAATTCAGGGTAGTTTACGACTTCAACTATTAACTTGAAGAAGATTGTATTCCATCGAGGTAACTTAAACCGGACTGTAGGACCTGGCAAATTTGTATTGCTATTTATGTCCGAAGATGTCCATTGCAGAATCTCAATTTCTTCTTCCTGCGATTGCAGCTTAACTATAACTTGATGCTTATCGAATGTATCGAACGTATCGTTTAACATCCATATCTCGGCAAAGAAGTCCTTATCTTCGAACCATATAAATTTACTGATACGTGCACTTACACAAAATGGACGGCACGAATCGCGAACGGCATATAGCGCCATCTTCGGAATGGCCGGGTAGCTTATTAAAGAATTGTTGGCAGCAGTCGGCCAAGGCTCGTTGTAGCACCAATTCATAGCCACCGAACAATAGGGCTTTTGCCTGCGGGCTTCTTCAAATATGGCTTTATATCCAACAGACTGTATTATCTGGCTGTACTCGACCAACTCCGCTAATGAAGTTATTTCTCCCATATATTCAATCAATAAATTATAACATAACCATGTATTTTTATCTGCATCCCATGCATTAAATGCGTGGTGAGTTTCCCATGCTGAACCTTCTGTTGGAGGGAATAACTCTTCTTCGGTAATAATACTTTTCAATACGTCCACAGAAGATGCTCCGGGTATGCCAAATTCAGTATATGCTGTATTCTTACTATTGTTTATTGTCTCAAAAATATCTTTTCCATTCCATCTGAATACATAGTTTCCATGAGCCATCCCGAACAATGGGGATGTCATTATGAAGGGAGTATTACGATCATATTGCCAGCACAAACTATCGAGAAGCCTTAACGGCAAAGACTGTTCGGTCATACCCGACCAACTGTTGAACAGCTCGTTTCCACCGCACCAGAGTACAAGGCTGGCATGTTTTCGCAAGCGTTTGATAATTGATGTTGCCTCTTGTTTCAACACCGCTAAGTAATGCTTGTCATCGGGATACTCGTTACATGCAAGAGGAAATTCTTGCCAGACCATAATGCCTTTTTCGTCGCACAAGTCGAAAAAAGGCTCTTTGTTTATTATACCACCTCCCCACGAGCGGACAATATTAAAATTCGTCTCAACTACTAGATCTAACAGATGGTTATATTTTTCTTTGGTAATTATACCCGGAAAAATCTCGGGGTTAACCCAATTTGTCCCTTTAGCAAATATCTCGCGTCCGTTTATCTTAATTTGTGAGGGAGATACACTTCGTGTTTTTGGAAATTCTTTCGGTTCGCTCCACGCCCCCTGATTCATTACAAGATCGACCTGCCTGAAACCTATTCGCTGGATTCTCTGATCTAAAAGGTTAGACTCATCGTCGAAAAGGCAGAACTCAGAAATATACAGATATGGAGTGCCATGATCGTGAGGCCACCATAATTCGGGATTACTGAGACTGCACCTTTCTGTAACCAACTCACTCATTGAACCACTAATCGATAGGGTAACTCTATTGTCAGCAGATAGCAGTTTCCACTCGAAACGACTGGTTTCGGCGACATTGGCGTCCACATTCAATGTAATCTCTGCCTGGTCGAATGAGTCTGATAACTCATAGTCGATTTGTACATCTTTGATATAAGAACTATTGCGAATCTCAAAGAATGTTTCGTCCCATATCCCCAAGGGGACAAGGCGCGGATGCCAGTCCCACCCATAACTGACAGCAGGTTTTACCACATGCGATGCCTGAGTGCGATCGTCCGGGCATCCGGTCAATTTAGGAGCTGGATATATCAGAATCTCAAGGGTATTATTTACTCGAAGATAATCGGTAAGATCAATCTCCACATAGGAAAACATACCTTCCTGTTCGTGAATGGTTTCACCATTGATCTGTATCTCAAACTGATAGTCAATCCCTTTAGAAATGAACCAAAAGCGCCGACCTGAATCAAGTATCGGACGTGGGAAGACAGTTTTATAGGTATAATAAACATCTTCCATCCATCGGAACTTTTTACAATTATCGGCATACTTGTAGTCGGGATATTTTTCAGCACGTGCTATATCTAATTGTACAGCACCGGGTACAATAGCCGAAAAAAAAGACACCGGATATTGTTCCTTACTGAAAGAATAACCTAAGATCCATTCTATGGGATTAGTACTCATTATTAAAAAAAAGATTATTTCGTTTTCAGATATTTCTCCACCACTTTCATTTGAGGTCTGTCTACCCATCGATAGGCTCAATAGCCATAAAATTCTTGCCCCACCCCAAAAGCATGATCCAATATATGCACGCTATTGATGCCTTTTCTTGAGTCTATGAGAATCAGATGATCTATTGAGCAATACTCGCATTCTCATATATCTTATCCATCGTATTGTAGAGACGTATAAACTCTCGGGATTGAATTCCTGACGGTCTCAATACCCCTGTATCCCAACCACCTTCATAACTTCCGCGTGGTAATATCATAGAACAGGTCTCATTTTTGTTTGATATCGACCAATTGACCCAACTAATTCTATTTCTTTCCATATATTCAACCCAGTTTTTCCATTCCTCTACATTAAGATATCCGTTGCCAGTATGCTCCATTCCGGCACATTCAGTTACAAAAACAGGCAGCCCCATTCCGAGAGCTTTTGTTAAACGTGCTCGATGTTCATCTTTATGAGAAGCAGCGTAGAAATGAAACGTGTACATGATATTATTATAACCTTTAATCGGGTCGGCGGCAGCTATATCGACATGTTGATCCCATGAAGGGGTACCCACTAAGATTAAGTTGTCCGGATCGTATTTGCGTATTTCAGCTATAACCTCTTCGGAATAAGCTTTTATTTCCGGCCAGAAATGTTCATGTGTAGGTTCATTGAATATTTCATATATAACATTAGGGTGCTTACCATATTTGCGAGCCATAGCCCCAAAGAAGTCTTTAGCCTCTTGTGGGTAGAAGTCGTGAGCGTGCCAATCAATAATGACATAAACTCCCTCCTCAATAGATGCCTGAACGACAGGTTCAATACATCCGAGTGCAAATTCCGGATTATTCAAATAATTATCCTCCAGATATACCCCCATTGCTGCTCGTAGAACTGAACACTTCCAATCGTTCTTAAGCCATTTTACAGTTTGGGCATTATAAAAACGAGGCCATAAATTGTGCCAGCCATAACTAACCCCTCTCAATGTTACAGTATCACCTTTTTCACTACATAAATATCGTCCTTTAACCTGCAATTGCCCCAAGCTTTGTACCGGATTCCAGTCACTATCAATTGTTTCTATTACTCGAGGTGTATTATTACATGACAATAATAGTATAACAGTAATAATTATAGATCCAATTTTTTTCATTTTCATTTGATTTTTATTAAAACAAATATGCTCATTGTCTGTTAAGATGTTTTACTATTGCATCTTATAAATAGATTTTACCCACAAACCGAACTCATAAGAGATATTATTCTGTCCATAAATATTTTTCTACAACTTTCATCTGAGGCCTTTCAACCCCTTTTATTGGTTGTATAGCCATAAAGCTTGTTCCCCACCACGGACCGGCAGCCCAATATGTGCCATTAATATTTTTTTCTTGAAGATATTTGAGAAAATTATCTAAACACACCTGCCAACGTTCGTCCTTGTCTGGAATGCCATATTCACCAATAAACCCTCTAGCATTATTTTCGCTCAGCCATTTAATAAAAGGCTGTATCCGCTCTATTCCTTTATACGGATTTGCATTTTCTTCATCATACGATTTTTTGTAAGTCCCTGAAGCATCATCGTCAAAATATACATGTGCCTCGAAAATAAGATTGTGAGATGGGTCATATAGATTTTTCAGATCATCGCTGTATTCATACCAACGTTCTGCAGAACTCCAACTGTCACCTCCTACAACGATTGTATTCTTAGTGTCTATCTTACGGATCGCAGAAATACAAGCTTGTGCTATTTTGGCCCACGGTGTTGAATCAAGCATATTGTTAGGTTCATTCATCAATCCATACCCCCAGATATTATTGTAATCTTTAAATAAATCAGCTATTTTGCTCCAAAGATCCGCCAGATGTTCTATCTCTAGGCCCCCTTCACCTATCCGAAAACGTTCTTCTCCCAGATATCTGCGACCATAATTGTGAAGGTCGAATAATACAAGGATATCCCTCTTTGCGGCTTCGTCCACGACTCCTTTTAATCGCGCAAGTTCTTCTTTGTTCAATTCGCCAAATAAATTATGCTGTATACGATCCCATTTGAAAGGAAGACGCATCAACTTAAATCCTTTAGACACCATATAATCAAGATTGGCAGGTGTAGGATAGGTATAATCTTTATTGAATACACCTGGGAAATTTTTCCCGAAATCAGCTCCAGCCATGTTCAAGCCGAAAGGTTGCGGTTCATCTTTCTCCGGAACAATATTTTTCTTCTGCGCCAATATAGGCACAACCAAAACACTTGATATAAGCAGGAATGTCAATAGTTTTTTGCTCATCATACTTTTGTTCTTTATTCTTGTTTTTGTATATAAATACTTTCTGATTTATTCTCATTGAAAGGTTTTCTCCATTTCCGCCAGATTTCTATATAAGTAAATACTCTGATCGGGTTTTAAAGTGGATAGACCTTTTATGAATGAGATTAATAATTATTTGGAATCTGTTTTTGTATATTTTCTCAAAACTGCTATTTGTGGCTTGTCTTTCGTGTAATTCTCTGTCGGCTGTACTGATAGGGTATGGGGTGCACTCTCATTCCACCGTGGACCGGCTGACCAATATGTTCCTGGAACCCCGTTTTCGCTGAGATATTTGAGCATATTCTCTAATGCCGGAAGATATCTTGGTTCATTCGAAGGAACGCCATATTCACCTACAAGTCCCTTTTTATTATACTTCTTCAGCCATTCTACGAAAGGTTTAACTCTATCTACGCCGGTCTGATCAGTTGCTCCTTCGTCCTCAAATGAATTTTTATAAGTTCCGGATGAATCTTTATCAAAATATATATGTGCCTGAAAAATTAGTTTGTTTGACGGATCGATCAATGTTCGCAGATTATCACTGAACTGTACCCAATGTTCGGATGAGCTATACCTATCACCACTAATAATAATCGGAGTTTCGGTATCTACTGACCGAATTTTATATATTACAACTTGGGCAATATCTCTCCATTGAGTTGTCGAGGCCATAGAGTAAGGTTCGTTCATAATATCGTAACCCCAAATATTGGTGTATGATTTAAATTCTTTAGCAAGCTTTAGCCAGACATATCCCAAATGATCGGCAGTAAGCCCGTTGTCACCAATACGAACAAAGGTTGATCCTCCATCAAAAGACCGGCGGGCAAAGTTATGTAAATCGAGTATAATTGGCATATCTCTGTCTTCAGCTGCTTTGACAAAATTTTTCATCT
Protein-coding sequences here:
- a CDS encoding glycoside hydrolase family 5 protein; this translates as MMSKKLLTFLLISSVLVVPILAQKKNIVPEKDEPQPFGLNMAGADFGKNFPGVFNKDYTYPTPANLDYMVSKGFKLMRLPFKWDRIQHNLFGELNKEELARLKGVVDEAAKRDILVLFDLHNYGRRYLGEERFRIGEGGLEIEHLADLWSKIADLFKDYNNIWGYGLMNEPNNMLDSTPWAKIAQACISAIRKIDTKNTIVVGGDSWSSAERWYEYSDDLKNLYDPSHNLIFEAHVYFDDDASGTYKKSYDEENANPYKGIERIQPFIKWLSENNARGFIGEYGIPDKDERWQVCLDNFLKYLQEKNINGTYWAAGPWWGTSFMAIQPIKGVERPQMKVVEKYLWTE
- a CDS encoding glycoside hydrolase family 5 protein, which gives rise to MRSIIYLLFFFCPFSVAFASCGDSDDIKENKKPEPIPAPEPEIAIENFGVNLSGAEFSYVYPGVDGTHYGYPTTKCLDYFNSKGLKLIRFPFRWERIQHDLNGDLVQTEINKMKNFVKAAEDRDMPIILDLHNFARRSFDGGSTFVRIGDNGLTADHLGYVWLKLAKEFKSYTNIWGYDIMNEPYSMASTTQWRDIAQVVIYKIRSVDTETPIIISGDRYSSSEHWVQFSDNLRTLIDPSNKLIFQAHIYFDKDSSGTYKNSFEDEGATDQTGVDRVKPFVEWLKKYNKKGLVGEYGVPSNEPRYLPALENMLKYLSENGVPGTYWSAGPRWNESAPHTLSVQPTENYTKDKPQIAVLRKYTKTDSK
- a CDS encoding glycoside hydrolase family 2 TIM barrel-domain containing protein yields the protein MSTNPIEWILGYSFSKEQYPVSFFSAIVPGAVQLDIARAEKYPDYKYADNCKKFRWMEDVYYTYKTVFPRPILDSGRRFWFISKGIDYQFEIQINGETIHEQEGMFSYVEIDLTDYLRVNNTLEILIYPAPKLTGCPDDRTQASHVVKPAVSYGWDWHPRLVPLGIWDETFFEIRNSSYIKDVQIDYELSDSFDQAEITLNVDANVAETSRFEWKLLSADNRVTLSISGSMSELVTERCSLSNPELWWPHDHGTPYLYISEFCLFDDESNLLDQRIQRIGFRQVDLVMNQGAWSEPKEFPKTRSVSPSQIKINGREIFAKGTNWVNPEIFPGIITKEKYNHLLDLVVETNFNIVRSWGGGIINKEPFFDLCDEKGIMVWQEFPLACNEYPDDKHYLAVLKQEATSIIKRLRKHASLVLWCGGNELFNSWSGMTEQSLPLRLLDSLCWQYDRNTPFIMTSPLFGMAHGNYVFRWNGKDIFETINNSKNTAYTEFGIPGASSVDVLKSIITEEELFPPTEGSAWETHHAFNAWDADKNTWLCYNLLIEYMGEITSLAELVEYSQIIQSVGYKAIFEEARRQKPYCSVAMNWCYNEPWPTAANNSLISYPAIPKMALYAVRDSCRPFCVSARISKFIWFEDKDFFAEIWMLNDTFDTFDKHQVIVKLQSQEEEIEILQWTSSDINSNTNLPGPTVRFKLPRWNTIFFKLIVEVVNYPEFSSEYTLLYKKKKTVDKSLTKAMNVTV
- a CDS encoding glycoside hydrolase family 5 protein, giving the protein MKKIGSIIITVILLLSCNNTPRVIETIDSDWNPVQSLGQLQVKGRYLCSEKGDTVTLRGVSYGWHNLWPRFYNAQTVKWLKNDWKCSVLRAAMGVYLEDNYLNNPEFALGCIEPVVQASIEEGVYVIIDWHAHDFYPQEAKDFFGAMARKYGKHPNVIYEIFNEPTHEHFWPEIKAYSEEVIAEIRKYDPDNLILVGTPSWDQHVDIAAADPIKGYNNIMYTFHFYAASHKDEHRARLTKALGMGLPVFVTECAGMEHTGNGYLNVEEWKNWVEYMERNRISWVNWSISNKNETCSMILPRGSYEGGWDTGVLRPSGIQSREFIRLYNTMDKIYENASIAQ